A stretch of the Ptiloglossa arizonensis isolate GNS036 chromosome 1, iyPtiAriz1_principal, whole genome shotgun sequence genome encodes the following:
- the Pds5 gene encoding cohesin associated factor B pds5 isoform X4 gives MSEIIYPQGCRSVTEDLGPDELIRRLKTLAHTLQAMGQDEGMYQQYIPLALHLAEEHFLMHQSKDVQLLIACCIADVLRVYAPEAPYKDAEQVKTIFLFLIKQLAGLKDPKDPAFKRYFYLLENLAYVKSFNMCFELEDCQEIFCALFSLMFKIVNDEHSGKVKSFMLDVLCPLITESDIVSNELLDIILMNIVEPNKTQKKNAYLLAKELVIKCSDTLEPYIQAFFNHVLILGKEEKSLQICKKVYDLIYELNHICPSVLLSVLPQLECKLKSSSETERLGAVALLARMFSEKGSQLAVQHTQLWRAFLGRFNDISVSIRIKCVQYSMHFLLNHLELRKDITDTLKLRQHDADESVRYEVVMAIVTTARRDFEVVSDSEDLLEFVKERTLDKKFKIRKEAMAGLAMIYKKHLNDADVPQATKKAVTWIKDKILHGYYMAGMEDRLLVERLLNTCLVPYQLPASERMKKLYHLLGTIDDHASKAFVELQKHQLAVRRAVVEWLEIVKKMDAVVELVTKIHQISRFLPDPMKVQEFLQKFSAHMRKDSALLQGMETIVQPNVSCKECADTISMVLKKLGQPVMTNLYYNTIKMLLERVSSVMIDEEAIRVLIGYVLDCLKGGNVIEEVGLNPNNAGEKGLRLLVMLSFVFGPHFLHNDILMQLVHLLELEDEMVAPLVLSIFTFLGKYKPLCDVAPDIMNLMVPICKNFAETGTPKQAKQAVRCLFVNMTNIHDTIFPEIIERIKNTLTPTSEYYRTSIVTLGHIAYNLPEKYQVQIKNMVSRKIVKELLVKESSEQTSDTIEGDWCREDQLPEETRCRLEGLKCMARWLLGLKTDVLSAQKTFRMLNAFVVNKGDLLQQGRLSKAEMSWLRLQAGCSMLKICEQKGVGDQFTAEQFYNLSQLMVDEVPQVREAFGSKLHKGLGRGIPNKCLPLDFMGYYALAGKEQDKRLKCVLKTYMQTDINKRRDYVKTLSLGTVERAMGQLPHILPDYMLVFAVPILAHDPEFTNHLMMSQLKVIQQCLWFILEPLITKNEYYCYGFYKNLIERMKSHKDALKPEDNNTNYKLWAVCDLAMNVIYTKTTNFDMKEFPSETRIPTMYFKRADELLANIRNYLPAEMQINMLSPKGKGSLHNTHSISERPQRRAKSKQQKEVGIGPNETDARPAEASETRIQLPGLEEEIEEPPAKRALRESDKVNK, from the exons ATGTCAGAAATAATTTACCCGCAAGGGTGCAGATCTGTTACGGAAGATCTGGGTCCAGATGAACTAATTAGACGATTAAAg ACATTAGCTCACACGTTACAAGCAATGGGTCAAGATGAAGGAATGTATCAGCAATATATACCTCTTGCATTACATTTGGCAGAGGAACATTTTCTAATGCATCAGAGTAAAGATGTACAACTTTTGATTGCATGTTGTATTGCTGATGTTCTAAGGGTTTATGCACCTGAAGCTCCATATAAAGATGCAGAACAG GTTAAAACAATATTCttgtttttaattaaacaattgGCTGGCTTGAAAGATCCTAAAGATCCTGCCtttaaaagatatttttatcttttggaaaatttggCATATGTGAAATCGTTTAATATGTGCTTTGAATTAGAAGACTGTCAAGAAATCTTCTGTGCACTTTTTTCTCTTATGTTTAAAATAGTAAA CGATGAACATTCTGGGAAAGTCAAAAGCTTTATGTTAGATGTTTTATGCCCACTTATTACGGAATCAGATATTGTTAGCAATGAACTTCTAGACATTATACTTATGAATATTGTTGAACCGAATAAAACACAAAAAAAGAATGCATACTTACTTGCAAAAGAACTAGTAATTAAATGTAGTGATACATTAGAACCTTATATTCAAGCA ttCTTTAACCATGTATTGATTTtgggaaaagaggaaaaaagctTACAAATTTGCAAGAAAGTATATGATTTGATTTACGAGTTAAATCACATATGTCCAAGCGTCTTGCTGTCCGTCCTTCCACAATTAGAATGTAAACTGAAATCTTCCTCTGAAACTGAAAGATTGGGCGCTGTAGCATTATTAGCAAGGATGTTTTCTGAAAAAGGATCTCAGTTAGCTGTACAACACACACAGTTGTGGCGAGCATTTTTAGGAAGATTTAATGACATCAGTGTATCAATTCGTATAAAGTGTGTACAATATTCCATGCATTTTTTACTGAATCATCTTGAATTAAGAAAGGATATTACTGATACTTTAAAATTAAGACAACACGATGCAGATGAAAGTGTCAGATATGAAGTTGTTATGGCTATAGTAACCACTGCCAGAAGAGATTTTGAAGTGGTATCGGACAGTGAAGATTTGCTCGAATTTGTTAAAGAAAGAACTTTGGACAAAAAG TTTAAAATCAGAAAAGAAGCAATGGCAGGATTGGCAATGATATATAAAAAGCATTTGAATGATGCAGATGTACCACAGGCTACAAAAAAGGCTGTTACTTGGATAAAAGACAAAATACTACATGGTTATTATATGGCAGGCATGGAAGACAGATTATTAGTAGAAAGATTGTTAAACACCTGTTTAGTACCTTATCAGCTACCAGCTAGTGAGAGGATGAAGAAATTATATCATTTACTAGGTACAATTGATGATCATGCATCCAAAGCATTTGTTGAACTCCAAAAACATCAGCTTGC tgTACGAAGAGCAGTAGTTGAATGGTTagaaattgtgaaaaaaatGGATGCTGTGGTTGAATTGGTAACTAAAATTCATCAGATATCCCGCTTTCTACCAGATCCTATGAAAGTGCAAGAATTTTTACAGAAATTTAGTGCTCATATGAGAAAAGATTCAGCACTATTACAAGGGATGGAAACAATAGTTCAGCCAAATGTTTCTTGCAAGGAATGTGCAGATACAATAAGTATGGTTCTCAAAAAATTAGGTCAACCTGTTATGACAAATTTGTACTACAACACAATAAAAATGTTGTTGGAAAGAGTCAGTTCTGTCATGATTGATGAAGAAGCAATTAGG GTTTTAATTGGATATGTATTAGATTGTTTAAAAGGAGGTAATGTGATAGAAGAAGTTGGACTCAATCCAAACAATGCAGGTGAAAAAGGTCTAAGGTTGCTTGTG atgctttCGTTCGTATTCGGTCCACATTTTCTTCATAATGATATCTTGATGCAACTTGTTCATCTCTTGGAATTAGAGGATGAAATGGTAGCACCGTTGGTTCTTtcaattttcacatttttagGAAAATACAAACCTTTATGTGATGTAGCACCAGATATTATGAACCTAATGGTTCCAATATGTAAGAACTTCGCTGAAACGGGAACACCAAAACAAGCAAAACAAGCAGTCAGGTGTTTATTTGTTAATATGACCAATATTCATGATACCATCTTTCCTGAAATTATTGAGAGAATTAAAAATACTCTTACACCGACATCCGAATATTATCGAACATCTATAGTCACATTAGGTCATATAGCTTATAATTTACCAGAAAAATATCaagtacaaataaaaaatatggtGTCTAGAAAA aTAGTCAAAGAACTATTAGTAAAGGAAAGCAGTGAACAAACTTCTGATACCATTGAAGGAGACTGGTGCAGAGAAGATCAATTACCTGAAGAAACGCGTTGTAGATTAGAAGGATTGAAATGTATGGCACGTTGGTTATTGGGATTGAAGACTGATGTACTCTCTGCACAAAAAACATTTAGAATGCTAAATGCATTTGTAGTAAATAAAGGAGATCTTTTACAGCAAGGTCGTTTAAGCAAAGCAGAAATGAGTTGGTTACGATTACAAGCTGGTTGCTCAATGCTAAAGATATGTGAGCAAAAAGGTGTTGGTGATCAATTTACAGCAGAACAGTTTTACAACTTGTCTCAATTAATGGTG GATGAAGTTCCACAAGTACGAGAGGCTTTTGGTAGCAAATTACATAAAGGACTTGGAAGGGGAATTCCAAATAAATGCTTGCCCCTAGATTTTATGGGCTATTATGCTCTTGCTGGCAAAGAACAAGACAAAAGACTAAAATGTGTTTTAAAAACTTATATGCAAACTGATATAAACAAAAGAAGGGATTATGTTAAGACATTGTCATTGGGTACCGTAGAGCGGGCCATGG GTCAACTGCCGCATATTCTTCCTGATTACATGCTAGTATTTGCAGTCCCTATTCTTGCTCATGATCCTGAATTCACAAATCATTTGATGATGTCTCAGTTGAAAGTTATACAACAATGTTTATGGTTTATACTAGAACCTCTTATAACAAAGAACGAATATTATTGCTATGGTTTTTATAAAAATCTCATAGAACGAATGAAGAGCCATAAAGATGCTTTGAAACCTGAGGATAACAACACGAATTAT AAACTGTGGGCTGTTTGTGATTTAGCTATGAATGTGATATACACTAAAACGACAAATTTCGATATGAAAGAATTCCCAAGTGAGACACGTATTCCTACCATGTACTTCAAGCGAGCAGATGAACTATTAGCTAACATCAGGAATTATTTGCCTGCTGAAATGCAAATAAACATGTTAAGTCCCAAAGGAAAAGGATCACTTCACAATACACATTCTATTAGTGAAAGACCACAGCGCAGGGCTAAGTCTAAACAGCAAAAAGAAGTGGGTATCGGGCCAAATGAAACTGATGCAAGG CCAGCAGAAGCATCGGAAACTAGAATTCAATTACCTGGTTTAGAAGAAGAG aTTGAAGAACCACCAGCAAAAAGGGCATTAAGAGAATCggataaagtaaataaataa